The Brachypodium distachyon strain Bd21 chromosome 4, Brachypodium_distachyon_v3.0, whole genome shotgun sequence nucleotide sequence GATTTACTATTAGACTAGATCGAGGACATTCTACAGATAAAATGAGTCAATTGTGTGGGCCATCAGTTTTCTCTTTTACATTTTGATTGACTATCTCTGTTCAATTACTAGATCGCATGAAGATTGAGCCTAAAATTTGTTAACTTCTGTATAGCCAGGAATTTCATCCACGTATATTTTGCAACCAGCCAGCTCATCACTCAATCTGTATAACTTCTGAATCATAAATCATAAAACATGGAACCTATAAAGTATTGGTTGGACGTATAAATTATCTAGCaatttaattttatttgtCTGTTTGTTATTCCCATATGGGATTTTCGCACAAGATCGTATCCCTCAGTGGGTTCTTTAATAGAtctcgcatgcatgcattgagtAGCAAGATGGCAATTGGCAAGTACACTTGCCCATATATACAAACAATTGCAATAAATAGAGAGGTGTACAAAAGTTAATATAGAACTGGCCTACATGAAATGAGTGAATTGAACTAGCTAGTGACTAATTTCTATGTAGTTTGAACTGATATGCACGTGCTGGTCATGCAGCTACTGCATAATCTCACAATTGTGTTAGGACGATATATACACTTAATTGATGCATGCAGCCGCCTTAGGGCAATATACACGAACATCTTTCTCCTGTAATGAAATACATATGTAGTCCTCCTGCATGGTAACAAAAACAATACTCTATATGCTAAAGGAGCATGCTCTTAGTACCCGGTGCTAAAAGAGACAGATAGTTATATACTTGGCTGAACTGTTTCATTGTCTATAATTAACTAGAGGCAAAGTAACACATAAGCTTAACATTGGTACGAGGTATGAAGAGAAGGATTTATTTGCTAATATGTGCACAACTTTAGGTGTAAAAATCTGTAACTATCTAGATAGAAATGTACAACTTGGACATAAATTCCATTGGATAAAAGATTCAAATGAGGAGATCGTCGATTTAGAAATAAGAATCCCGTTAAAACAGATAGTCTTTAAAAGATAATACCTCATATCTATCCTACACGAGGCAACACAAAgaacttttcttttgttattaAACGCCTGCAATGTGCATGTCTGTTCTTACAATTATTGATGGACTTAGTAGAACTATTTTAGATAAAGGAAGAGCTTTATTGTCTTCCGACCTTATACATCGATCGAAATGATGCACACACATAGCCACTTGGTTAGTACATATGGAACAAGATGAAAACAGTACATGTGGCACTTGCAATAGATGTTGGTGCATTTCAGCAAGTAGTGCAATTTGCACTTTAGGTAGCTACTTAATTTGTGCAaactacatatatatacacatgccAGAAATGAACAACTTATTAATTAATAAGATCACTTGCCTTCGCCGTGATGGTGATGATGGCGGTGGCCGCCGGGAAGGGCATGACACTGGTGTGGGTGATGGCGAGCCGGagcgactccacctccgccagCACCCTCACCAGCATCCCCTTGGCACTCTCACAGTGGATTCGCACCAGCACACTCTTTTCCGACAACCGTACCTCGATCTCTGGTAGCCCGCTGCCATTTTGGCTCTCCGATGACTcgccgccagcctcgtcgctggaggcggcgaggcTAGCCAGGCaggtcttcttcttgttgacaAGCACGGCGGAGTACTGGATTGTGGTACTtgtgtgctgctgcttgtCATCCTCGTCCTCGAGGGTCTTGACCTTGTCCTGCAGCTCCCTGACATACTTCACCGCGTCCCCAAGAATGGTCGCCTTGTCCATCTACACATCTCATCATATTTACAATATTAGTTTATGGATAAGACATGAGTTGAATTAATCAGAATGCttgcacatgtttttttagcgACGGGCCAACTGATCACCATAAGAGTTGCATGTATATTCATTAAGAAAGAAAGAGTTTTACAACGCCGTAAAAAGGCACggcgaaagaaaaaaaaacaccacgGTAAGCGACCCGAAATGACCTTTTGGCACTTTCGTAACGGAAATAACACGAGCAAAATTCAAAACGTTAATGAGCTGCAGTGGCTGGCGAAAATGTGATAGCACAGATCAAATTGAGCAGTAAAATTCAGTCCAATATGAAaaggaaattaaaaaaacGGAAGGATCTAATTAAGAACCGGTTTGGATTATTGTTGTATCTTTTGTGGAAGGCAAGGCCTGATAATCGGCGGGTACCACTGAGAAGTAAGAACACGCTTAATTATATATGGCCGAACAAGAAATGCTTGGACTTAACGCATGCAATCTTAATTGATTGCAGTTTTATATTTTCCCCAATGAAAAGGAGAAGATTAACACAAGAAGAAGCATGGAATGAAATTGAGGACTAGCTAGGAGCatacaagaagaagaagatcgatcGACGTGGTAATATAATGGATGGATTaattaaagaaaaatcatTCACCTTCTTCAGTCCGGGGATGACGGTGGAGAGCTCGATGAACCGCTGGTTGATcttctcccgccgccgccgctccgcgaTGATGTGGTCCTGCACCGGCcccggagacgacgacgccgcCTGCCTCCCGCCTGATctcgcgggggcggcggaggctgccggcgccggcggcggaggcgagatGATGATGTCCGCCGTGGGCTGCGCCGACGCGGCGCCGAAGTTCCAGCTCATCtgcctgccgccgcggccgccggaggTCCTGGCACGGGCGGTGTGCGGGGACCAGCCGGCAGCCGTGGCGGGGGACGCGTCGtggtccatggcggcggcggcggcggggctgtcGTCGGAgctggcgccgccgctccagcTGCTGGCGGCTGCCGGCCGGTGGACGTCGACCTGCAAACAgttccggccgccgcggcccgaCTGCCGGAGCGCGTGCAGCGACGGGAAagaagcagcggcagcagcaaaagtgtcgccgccgtcgtatggcggcggcggaggaggagcggcggaagaagaagaagggagtTGGTTCTGGTCGAGCGTGTTGAGCGCCCACTGCATGAAGAAGCTCGACTCCTCCATTATTACGCCGATTAGCTAGctgcttccttcttcttcttcttcttcccccagCTGTGctgcacacacacatatataaacaAGCAAATTAATCCCACCTAGCTAGTTCATCCTGAAGAATCGATCCATCCATATCAACTAATCCCATGGCTGATTGATCCATGATCCAGCtgaagcacaaaaaaaaaccagcaGCAGAGAAGAATTACCTCCAGATctctttccctctctctctctctctctctctctctctgctggAGAGAAGGGAGGAAGAAAGCAATTAAGCCGAATTGAGGGAACAAATACCAAAAGAATAGTTTTTGTGTTGTGTGTGTCCTAATCCTTAGTATTATACTCCATGCATCTTGTGCACTTTCACATTTGCACCCCACAGGAAATCTATAGGCTAACTCTTACTAGCTGCTTTGAGTGTGTGAGCTAGACGCAGAGATAATGTCTACTTTAACTGAGGATCAGGGGTTGCGTTGCTGAACCGTGTTGCGGGAAACTTATTTCATAATATATCgtggaaaaataaatacaaaacgaaaaaaaaaactagttaGCCAAGGaataaaatacaaaaaaagGATGGGAGAAACAAGATTACAATAATATCCACTGTAATGCGGAACGCGGCCTAAGTCGATGATCATAGGTGTGTTTTACGTACCTTTAGAAGTACATATGCAACTATATGTAATTAGGTCGATGATCATAGGTTCAATGTACACCGATGTGGGACTGAAGTTAAGTTGATGCATATGCAATTAGGTCGACTCAGAAACAACTATTTTTCAGACAATCTTAAAAATAACAGGTATATTTTACCCCACAAATCTAAGATTGGAAGGAGTAATTATTTTACCAACTAATAAATTGATCACTGCATGTACATGTGACCCATCACTGTATGTTGTTATAtattgctagctagctagctagagagagaTGTATCATAATTAACTACACAcccctatatatatacatataacaATTATATGTTGTACGTGTCGATGCAGCTGGTTCCAAGTCAACTTTTGAGACTAGTATATATTCAATCAAACTAGCTGTGTGCGTGCTATGTAAGTAGAGTAGTATTACTTTATCTAATTATCAATTATGGAGGCGCTCCATCAGTGACCGT carries:
- the LOC100828744 gene encoding transcription factor bHLH18; translated protein: MEESSFFMQWALNTLDQNQLPSSSSAAPPPPPPYDGGDTFAAAAASFPSLHALRQSGRGGRNCLQVDVHRPAAASSWSGGASSDDSPAAAAAMDHDASPATAAGWSPHTARARTSGGRGGRQMSWNFGAASAQPTADIIISPPPPAPAASAAPARSGGRQAASSSPGPVQDHIIAERRRREKINQRFIELSTVIPGLKKMDKATILGDAVKYVRELQDKVKTLEDEDDKQQHTSTTIQYSAVLVNKKKTCLASLAASSDEAGGESSESQNGSGLPEIEVRLSEKSVLVRIHCESAKGMLVRVLAEVESLRLAITHTSVMPFPAATAIITITAKVEEGFNSTVEEIVRKLNSALHRHYTGNGEC